The following proteins are co-located in the Larus michahellis chromosome 9, bLarMic1.1, whole genome shotgun sequence genome:
- the LOC141748928 gene encoding endothelin receptor type B-like codes for MARIPAPTTLAIFLTCLFSGAHSQTPRAFQESTIPFETLGQEQAYSLVQPSLFQDARLSNHSESLPRSTSSEPPLLPVCVKPADIRHIFKYINTIVSCTIFIVGIIGNSTLLRIIYKNKCMRNGPNVLIASLALGDLLYILIALPINVYKLLAKDWPFGVQVCKLVPFIQKASVGITVLSLCALSIDRYRAVASWSRIQGIGIPMWKAVEVMLIWAVAIVLAVPEAIAFDMVELSYWEQHLWVCMLASEQKSSFMMFYRDVKDWWLFGFYFCLPLVCTGVFYTLMSCEMLSKRNGMRIALNDHMKRRREVAKTVFCLVVIFALCWLPLHLSRILKKTIYDQTDPNRCELLSFLLVMDYFGINMASLNSCINPVALYFVSRKFKNCFQSCLCCWCQRPALSITPTDEKGSVGKWKANGQELGLDRSSSRLSNKYSSS; via the exons ATGGCGAGAATCCCAGCTCCCACCACTCTAGCCATTTTCCTGACTTGCCTCTTCTCCGGGGCACACAGCCAGACCCCAAGGGCTTTCCAGGAGAGCACAATCCCCTTTGAGACACTTGGCCAGGAGCAGGCTTACAGTCTGGTCCAGCCAAGCCTGTTCCAGGATGCCAGGCTGTCAAACCACTCGGAGAGCCTCCCCAGGAGCACCAGCTCTGAGCCGCCCCTGCTGCCCGTGTGCGTGAAGCCTGCGGATATCAGACACATCTTCAAGTACATCAACACCATCGTGTCCTGCACCATCTTCATAGTGGGGATCATCGGGAACTCCACGCTCCTGAGGATCATTTACAAGAACAAATGCATGAGGAACGGGCCAAATGTCCTCATCGCCAGCTTGGCGCTCGGAGACCTTCTCTACATCCTCATCGCTCTGCCCATCAACGTATATAAG CTCTTGGCAAAGGACTGGCCCTTTGGCGTGCAGGTGTGCAAGCTGGTCCCCTTCATCCAGAAGGCCTCAGTGGGCATCACGGTCCTCAGCCTTTGTGCTCTCAGCATCGACAG GTACCGAGCGGTGGCGTCCTGGAGTCGGATCCAGGGGATAGGAATCCCCATGTGGAAGGCAGTGGAGGTGATGCTGATCTGGGCAGTGGCCATTGTGCTTGCAGTCCCCGAAGCCATAGCCTTTGACATGGTGGAGCTCAGCTACTGGGAACAGCACCTGTGGGTGTGCATGCTTGCCTCCGAACAGAAATCCAGCTTCATGATG TTCTACCGGGACGTGAAGGACTGGTGGCTTTTCGGCTTCTATTTCTGCCTCCCCTTGGTGTGCACTGGCGTCTTCTACACCCTCATGTCATGCGAGATGTTGAGCAAGAGAAATGGCATGAGGATTGCGCTGAACGACCACATGAAGCGG CGCCGGGAGGTGGCCAAGACCGTGTTCTGCCTCGTGGTGATCTTCGCGCTCTGCTGGCTGCCGCTCCACCTCAGCCGCATCCTCAAGAAGACCATCTATGACCAGACGGACCCCAACAGATGTGAACTGCTCAG tttcctcctgGTGATGGATTACTTCGGGATCAACATGGCCTCCCTCAACTCCTGCATCAACCCTGTGGCACTCTACTTCGTCAGCCGGAAATTCAAGAACTGCTTCCAG TCctgtctgtgctgctggtgcCAGAGACCGGCCCTGAGCATCACGCCGACGGACGAGAAGGGCTCTGTCGGGAAGTGGAAAGCCAACGGGCAGGAGCTTGGGCTGGATCGGAGCAGCTCCCGCTTGAGTAACAAGTACAGCTCTTCCTAA